In Methanothermococcus thermolithotrophicus DSM 2095, one DNA window encodes the following:
- a CDS encoding class I SAM-dependent methyltransferase: MNMNNTNKGNNGSVRDFYDNWNVEEFPDYLKLIMEFEEQLIFDILSNMDVLNNNSKTDKLVLDCGCGFGSFYPLIKDFNTIYMDFSLNLLKKFKINTNKVCGDIQNLPFKDNTFDLVLCINVLEHVDFERAVNEIKRVLKTNGTCIFVVVNRDSIINEEIFTDWKITHNSLSIDDFKDFEYNDGKFLIKYWRSFYFVHPIFKVFPKFILKRILNIFYKLDKLGETNILRRKGQFLMVAMVKK; this comes from the coding sequence ATGAACATGAATAATACTAATAAAGGGAATAATGGCAGTGTAAGGGATTTTTACGATAACTGGAATGTAGAGGAATTCCCTGATTATTTGAAACTTATTATGGAATTTGAGGAACAGCTTATTTTTGATATTTTATCCAACATGGATGTGTTAAATAATAATTCCAAAACTGATAAATTGGTTTTGGACTGTGGATGTGGTTTTGGTTCTTTTTATCCTTTAATAAAGGATTTCAACACAATATATATGGATTTTTCGTTAAATCTTTTAAAAAAATTTAAAATAAATACCAATAAGGTATGCGGAGATATTCAAAATTTGCCTTTTAAGGACAATACGTTTGATCTGGTGCTTTGTATCAACGTTCTTGAACACGTAGATTTTGAAAGGGCCGTAAATGAAATAAAGAGGGTTTTAAAAACTAACGGAACATGTATCTTTGTTGTGGTTAACAGAGATTCAATAATAAACGAAGAAATATTTACAGACTGGAAAATAACTCATAATTCATTAAGTATTGATGATTTTAAAGACTTTGAATATAATGACGGAAAGTTTTTAATTAAATATTGGAGATCATTTTACTTTGTACATCCTATTTTTAAGGTATTTCCAAAGTTTATTTTAAAGAGAATTTTAAATATCTTTTACAAGCTGGATAAGTTGGGTGAAACTAATATACTTAGGAGGAAAGGTCAGTTTTTAATGGTGGCTATGGTGAAAAAATGA
- the pheA gene encoding prephenate dehydratase yields MIYTLGPKGSYSEKAAKIFSSLIHKKQDEFQNTPISEQDGDIIYCGSIYEVFECVEKNKNTYGVVPSENSIEGSVTLTQDLLLEFPVKIVGEVDITINHCLIGYNKDRIKKVLSHPQALAQCRKYIKKHGWEVQAVSSTAKAVKTVFESKNHELGAIGSKETAKIYDLKILDEHIQDYPNNKTRFILIGSDESNFDFNLESTIQKSTVILELKEDKPGSLYNILKEFYERNINLTRIESRPSKKKLGSYIFYIDFEHGLNENYILNILDTLDNHLSNIKYLGNYGVFNEEGVN; encoded by the coding sequence ATGATTTACACACTTGGACCTAAGGGAAGCTACAGTGAAAAAGCGGCTAAAATTTTTTCAAGTTTGATTCATAAAAAACAGGATGAGTTCCAAAATACGCCCATATCTGAACAGGATGGGGATATTATCTATTGCGGTTCAATTTATGAAGTTTTTGAATGCGTGGAAAAAAATAAAAATACCTATGGTGTGGTTCCTTCCGAAAACTCAATTGAAGGTTCTGTAACGTTAACTCAGGATTTACTCTTAGAATTCCCCGTTAAAATAGTGGGGGAAGTGGATATTACTATAAATCATTGTTTAATTGGCTACAACAAGGATAGAATAAAGAAAGTTCTATCTCATCCCCAAGCTCTTGCACAGTGTAGAAAATATATAAAAAAACATGGTTGGGAAGTACAGGCAGTTTCAAGTACTGCGAAAGCCGTAAAAACAGTTTTTGAATCTAAAAATCATGAATTAGGGGCAATAGGTTCAAAAGAAACAGCCAAAATTTATGATTTAAAAATACTTGATGAACATATTCAGGATTATCCAAATAACAAGACTAGGTTTATACTTATTGGAAGCGATGAGTCTAATTTTGATTTTAATTTAGAAAGTACTATACAAAAATCTACAGTAATTCTCGAACTAAAGGAGGATAAACCAGGTTCTCTGTATAATATATTAAAAGAATTTTATGAAAGAAATATCAATCTAACAAGGATAGAGTCAAGACCTTCCAAAAAGAAACTAGGATCATATATTTTCTACATCGATTTTGAACATGGGCTTAATGAAAATTATATTTTGAATATATTGGATACACTGGATAATCATTTGTCCAATATAAAGTATCTTGGAAACTATGGGGTATTTAACGAGGAGGGGGTTAATTAG
- a CDS encoding methanogenesis marker 2 protein: MNLKKLADEIKNFEGVLRKKEIKNVVNNFKFEEEYGFEIIADFGDDAAIIGIDGENAILLAADGIWGKLLEKDPQWAGYCSVLVNANDIAAMGGKSIAMTNIIGIKDCDVGKKVLKGVKEGVKKFGIPMAGGHTHPDAQCNVLDVSITGIVKRDNVLRSDGAKVGDKIVFAYDLDGKLHETFNLNWDTTTMKSKKLVRDQLKALEIIGEEKLANSCKDISNPGALGTLGMLLEVSKKGGFVDVTKIPKNEEIPLNHWLKIYPGCAFVFTTKEENVNRLKEVLEFVNISAEVCGEVTKEQKLVITDGTEKEILFDFEREYICGC, encoded by the coding sequence ATGAATTTAAAAAAACTTGCAGATGAGATAAAAAATTTTGAAGGCGTTTTAAGAAAAAAGGAGATCAAAAATGTAGTCAATAATTTCAAATTTGAGGAAGAATACGGCTTTGAAATAATTGCCGATTTCGGGGACGATGCTGCAATAATTGGAATAGATGGTGAAAATGCAATTTTATTGGCTGCAGATGGGATATGGGGTAAGTTATTAGAAAAAGATCCCCAGTGGGCAGGATACTGTTCTGTACTTGTAAATGCCAATGATATTGCAGCAATGGGGGGCAAATCAATTGCAATGACCAATATAATAGGGATTAAGGACTGTGACGTGGGAAAGAAGGTTTTAAAAGGTGTGAAAGAGGGAGTTAAAAAATTCGGAATTCCTATGGCGGGGGGACATACTCATCCAGATGCTCAATGTAACGTTCTTGATGTTTCCATAACGGGAATTGTTAAAAGGGATAATGTATTGAGAAGCGATGGAGCGAAGGTTGGGGATAAAATAGTTTTTGCCTATGATTTGGATGGAAAACTTCATGAGACTTTTAATTTGAATTGGGATACCACCACAATGAAGTCAAAGAAACTTGTTAGGGATCAATTAAAAGCCCTTGAAATTATTGGGGAAGAAAAATTGGCTAATTCGTGTAAGGACATAAGTAATCCCGGGGCATTGGGTACTCTTGGAATGCTTTTAGAGGTTTCAAAGAAAGGTGGGTTTGTAGATGTTACAAAAATCCCTAAAAACGAAGAAATACCGTTAAATCACTGGTTAAAAATTTATCCAGGCTGTGCTTTTGTATTCACCACAAAAGAAGAAAATGTAAATAGACTTAAAGAGGTCTTGGAATTTGTAAATATTTCAGCTGAAGTTTGTGGGGAAGTTACTAAGGAGCAAAAGCTTGTAATAACTGATGGAACTGAAAAAGAGATATTATTTGATTTTGAACGTGAATATATATGCGGATGCTAA